From Quercus lobata isolate SW786 chromosome 1, ValleyOak3.0 Primary Assembly, whole genome shotgun sequence, one genomic window encodes:
- the LOC115977681 gene encoding probable aspartyl protease At4g16563 produces MAASSSSCSLLCFLSLLSLLTLISSTTIPISHFHKYPLPLPYQNLNYLASSSLTRAHHLKNPQPTTTTTTPIFSHSYGAYSISLSFGNPSQTLPFLLDTGSDFTWFPCTHHYRCDNCSFSSSTTNPHRSPILPFIPKLSSSSKILGCLNPKCSWIHRSNTQCNDCKQSSNNCTQICPPYLILYGSGSTGGIALSETLNLPNNTVHDFLVGCSVFSSFQPAGIVGFGRGLLSLPSQLGLSKFSFCFLSHHLDETTANSSLVLDKSSKKSQGLNLSYTDFVKNPKLADKPAFSVYYYVALRHISVGGQRVKVPYRYLSPQLDGSGGTIVDSGTTFTFMSREVFELVAAEFRRQVKKQVRAVGVEAMTGLRPCFNVSKEMKTVSFPELRFHFKGGAEMALPLENIFAMAWEDEKRSGGVVCLTVVTDGVAGERELVGGPSIILGNFQMQNFHVEFDLRNDRFGFRRQQSCN; encoded by the exons AtggctgcttcttcttcttcttgttctctGCTCTGCTtcctctctctactctctctcttaACCTTAATCTCCTCCACCACCATACCAATCTCACATTTCCACAAATACCCACTTCCCCTTCCCTACCAAAACCTCAACTACTTAGCCTCATCTTCCTTAACCAGAGCCCACCACCTCAAAAATCCACAACCtaccacaaccacaacaaccCCAATCTTCTCCCACAGCTATGGAGCCTATTCCATCTCTCTCAGCTTCGGCAATCCTTCTCAAACCCTCCCTTTCCTTCTTGACACTGGCAGCGACTTTACTTGGTTCCCTTGCACCCACCACTACCGCTGCGACAACTGCTCCTTCTCTAGCtccaccacaaacccacaccGATCTCCAATACTACCATTCATTCCCAAGCTCTCCTCCTCCTCTAAGATCCTAGGCTGTCTAAACCCCAAATGCTCTTGGATTCACCGCTCTAATACTCAATGCAATGATTGCAAACAAAGCTCCAATAACTGCACTCAGATCTGCCCTCCATATCTCATCCTCTACGGTTCAGGCTCCACAGGCGGCATTGCTCTCTCCGAAACCCTCAACCTTCCTAACAATACCGTACATGACTTCCTTGTCGGTTGCtctgttttctcttctttccaaCCCGCCGGTATTGTGGGATTTGGACGTGGCTTATTATCGTTGCCAAGCCAATTGGGCCTTAGTAAATTCTCTTTCTGCTTTCTCTCCCACCATTTGGACGAAACCACGGCAAACAGCTCGCTAGTTCTCGACAAAAGCTCCAAAAAGAGTCAGGGATTGAACTTAAGCTACACTGACTTTGTCAAGAATCCTAAACTCGCTGACAAACCTGCCTTCTCTGTTTACTACTACGTGGCTCTCCGTCATATCAGCGTCGGAGGGCAGCGCGTCAAGGTTCCCTACAG GTATTTATCACCGCAACTTGATGGAAGCGGTGGGACCATCGTGGACTCCGGGACCACCTTCACGTTCATGTCACGTGAAGTGTTCGAGCTGGTAGCGGCGGAGTTTAGAAGGCAGGTGAAGAAGCAAGTGAGGGCGGTGGGAGTGGAAGCAATGACGGGGTTAAGGCCATGTTTCAACGTGTCAAAGGAGATGAAAACGGTGTCGTTTCCAGAGCTGAGGTTTCACTTCAAGGGAGGGGCGGAGATGGCATTGCCGTTGGAGAATATATTTGCAATGGCGTGGGAAGATGAGAAGCGAAGTGGCGGAGTGGTGTGCTTGACGGTGGTGACGGATGGGGTTGCCGGCGAGAGAGAGTTGGTGGGTGGTCCATCCATAATATTGGGGAACTTTCAGATGCAGAATTTTCACGTGGAGTTTGATTTGAGGAATGACAGGTTTGGGTTTCGACGCCAACAGTCATGCAACTGA
- the LOC115978737 gene encoding transcription factor E2FB — protein sequence MSGLQAPNRSSQPQMGQIMQQPLRRQLPFSSLKPPFAAPADYHRFSDPRRGGAADHDVEAEAIVVKPLQLKRKSETADYEADSSDRTTVPGFTEVINSSLQTPVSVKGGKANKTSRLTKCNKSGPQTPVSNVGSPSGNNLTPAGPCRYDSSLGLLTKKFINLIKHAEDGILDLNKAAETLEVQKRRIYDITNVLEGIGLIEKKLKNRIQWKGLDVSRPGEVDENYSSLQAEVENLSIQEHRLDDQIREMQEQLRDLSENENNQKWLFVTEEDIKGLPCFQNETLIAIKAPHGTTLEVPDPDEAVDYPQRRYRVVLRSTMGPIDVYLVSQFEEKFEEIEAPSDFLPSSGLNENSSTAVVTEESRGKEIEMQGQDAETLCSDLNASQDFVSGIMKIVPSDVDSDADYWLLSDADVSITDMWRTEPGVEWNDLSTLHEDYAMANIGIPQPQTPPSNATEGPPANSTRS from the exons ATGTCGGGTCTGCAAGCTCCGAACCGGTCGTCGCAGCCACAGATGGGTCAGATCATGCAGCAGCCGCTGAGGAGGCAGCTTCCGTTCTCGTCTTTGAAGCCGCCGTTCGCTGCTCCAGCTGACTATCACCGCTTCTCTGATCCTCGCCGCGGTGGTGCTGCCGATCACGATGTTGAGGCCGAGGCCATCGTCGTTAAGCCTCTC CAATTAAAGCGGAAGAGTGAGACAGCAGATTATGAAGCTGACTCTAGTGATAGAACAACTGTTCCAGGATTCACTGAAGTAATTAATAGTTCCCTACAGACACCTGTATCAGTAAAAGGGGGAAAGGCAAACAAAACATCAAGGCTTACGAAGTGCAATAAGTCTGGACCTCAAACTCCAGTTTCAAATGTTG GTTCTCCTTCTGGCAATAATCTCACTCCAGCTGGTCCTTGTCGTTATGATAGCTCTCTTG GTCTCTTGACAAAGAAGTTCATCAATTTGATCAAACATGCTGAAGATGGTATTCTTGATCTAAATAAGGCTGCGGAAACTTTAGAG GTTCAAAAGAGGAGGATATATGATATAACAAATGTCCTGGAAGGAATTGGTCTCATAGAGAAGAAGCTCAAAAACAGAATTCAGTGGAA GGGACTTGATGTCTCAAGGCCAGGAGAGGTTGATGAAAACTATTCCAGTTTACAG GCAGAAGTTGAAAACCTTTCCATTCAAGAGCACAGATTAGATGATCAAATAAG AGAAATGCAAGAACAATTGAGGGACCTGAGTGAAAATGAGAACAatcaaaa GTGGCTTTTTGTCACTGAAGAAGACATCAAGGGCTTACCCTGCTTCCAG AATGAAACATTAATTGCAATTAAAGCTCCTCATGGCACCACTCTGGAAGTCCCGGATCCTGATGAG GCTGTTGACTATCCCCAAAGGAGGTACAGGGTAGTCCTAAGAAGCACAATGGGTCCTATAGATGTTTACCTTGTCAG tcaatttgaagagaaatttgaGGAGATTGAGGCACCTTCAGACTTCCTGCCTAGTTCAGGGCTTAATGAGAACTCATCAACGGCAGTGGTCACTGAGGAGAGCAGAGGAAAGGAGATTGAAATGCAGGGACAAGATGCTGAGACACTCTGCTCAGATCTTAATGCCTCTCAGGACTTTGTGAGTGGAATTATGAAGATTGTTCCGTCAGATGTTGAT agtGATGCAGATTACTGGCTTTTATCAGATGCTGATGTTAGCATCACAGATATGTGGAGAACAGAAC CGGGGGTAGAATGGAACGACTTGAGTACACTTCATGAAGATTATGCCATGGCTAATATTGGCATACCACAGCCCCAGACTCCACCATCGAATGCAACTGAAGGGCCTCCTGCTAACTCTACCAGAAGTTGA
- the LOC115977946 gene encoding transcription repressor OFP6-like, translated as MSSNKKNILKTIFTANVACGCARPKPSDVFEPTRRPKISTNNENQKPRTSSSSSRNGGLSVDEEDLTSSTISEPETDINPRSSKKISSSIAVEKDSDNPYQDFRHSMLQMILEKEIYSKDDLQELLNCFLRLNSPCHHDVIIRAFKEIWDEVVSHRLILQKPSVQGNSNSRES; from the coding sequence atgtcTTCCAACAAGAAAAACATCCTTAAAACCATCTTTACAGCAAATGTAGCCTGTGGCTGTGCCAGACCAAAACCCTCAGATGTATTTGAACCAACTCGAAGGCCAAAAATTTCCACCAATAATGAAAACCAAAAGCCTCGCACTTCTTCTTCTAGTTCCAGAAATGGTGGGCTTTCAGTGGATGAAGAAGATTTGACCTCCTCAACAATCTCTGAACCCGAAACCGATATTAATCCCAGGAGTTCAAAGAAAATCAGCAGCAGCATCGCGGTGGAGAAGGATTCAGATAACCCTTATCAAGATTTTCGGCATTCAATGCTTCAGATGATATTGGAGAAAGAGATATACTCAAAAGACGATCTTCAAGAGCTTCTCAATTGCTTTCTTCGGCTGAATTCACCTTGTCACCATGATGTTATCATTAGAGCTTTCAAGGAGATCTGGGACGAGGTTGTGTCACATAGACTAATTCTGCAGAAGCCCTCAGTTCAAGGAAACTCAAACTCACGTGAATCCTAA
- the LOC115978728 gene encoding uncharacterized protein LOC115978728, giving the protein MGNKPVKQQEREEILLKVVPPLDHAYVRWLARDVERIHGFTPKNPSAVKPPEHYMEYMRLNGWLDVNLDDPDLAHLFK; this is encoded by the coding sequence ATGGGAAATAAACCTGTGAAGCAACAAGAAAGGGAAGAGATACTATTGAAAGTTGTGCCTCCTTTGGATCATGCATATGTTAGATGGCTTGCTCGGGACGTTGAGAGAATTCATGGCTTTACTCCAAAAAACCCTTCTGCTGTGAAGCCACCAGAACATTATATGGAATACATGCGCTTGAATGGATGGTTGGATGTAAACTTGGATGATCCTGATCTGGCCCATTTATTCAAGTAG
- the LOC115977763 gene encoding uncharacterized protein LOC115977763 has product MATAMLSLSLTLPSASFFNKGQLRIRNFASIPPSKSNFKRFRVRALKEKTEEIKTPSSSSGSAEEITKKYGLEAGLWKIFSSKEEEKEGDEKTKSKGDQAKELLTKYGGAYLATSIVLSLISFALCYSLINAGVDVQSLLQKVGISVDATGEKVGTFALAYAAHKAASPIRFPPTVALTPIVARWIGKKVEKQN; this is encoded by the exons ATGGCAACAGCCATGCTATCCCTTTCTCTTACTCTACCCTCtgcttctttcttcaataaggGGCAGCTCAGAATCCGAAATTTTGCTTCAATTCCACCCTCCAAATCCAATTTCAAGCGCTTCAGAGTCAGAGCtcttaaagaaaaaactgaggAAATTAAAACCCCTTCTTCATCTTCAGGTTCAGCTGAAGAAATTACAAAGAAGTATGGCCTTGAAGCTGGTCTCTGGAAG ATATTCAGCTctaaagaggaagaaaaggaaggtgatgagaaaacaaaatcaaagggTGATCAAGCCAAAGAACTGCTAACAAAGTATGGAGGAGCCTACTTGGCCACCTCCATTGttctctctttgatttctttcgcACTCTGCTATTCACTAATCAACGCTGGCGTTGATGTCCAATCCTTGCTACAAAAG GTGGGGATCTCAGTTGATGCGACCGGGGAGAAAGTTGGTACCTTTGCCTTGGCATATGCCGCACACAAGGCCGCATCTCCAATAAGATTTCCTCCGACAGTTGCTCTGACTCCCATTGTTGCTAGGTGGATAGGAAAGAAAGTTGAAAAACAGAATTAG
- the LOC115991510 gene encoding uncharacterized protein LOC115991510, giving the protein MDSLTTQSGKFTSRKRFQSKSFPRSVREETAFAAANNSELANSSNSPSYTSLKELLPPSSEIRRRKSMLSRRFGMQSAHEIPISNFIVQKAAWAYLQPSPPVSSFVAGSKCILYLVWDEFKLPVHTCLNFINRHVIRAITSAFDRLLGAIHHLDQRA; this is encoded by the coding sequence ATGGATTCTCTCACTACTCAATCCGGAAAGTTTACTTCCAGAAAACGGTTTCAAAGCAAAAGCTTTCCAAGGTCAGTCCGCGAGGAGACAGCCTTTGCAGCTGCCAACAATTCAGAGCTTGCAAACTCTTCAAATTCGCCATCATATACTTCGCTGAAAGAATTGTTGCCTCCATCATCAGAGATCAGAAGGCGAAAAAGTATGTTATCAAGACGTTTTGGCATGCAATCTGCTCATGAGATTCCAATAAGTAATTTCATTGTTCAGAAGGCTGCCTGGGCTTACTTGCAGCCTTCACCACCAGTCTCAAGCTTCGTGGCCGGTAGTAAGTGCATTTTGTACCTTGTTTGGGATGAGTTCAAGCTTCCGGTGCATACTTGTCTTAACTTCATCAACAGACATGTCATTAGGGCAATAACATCCGCGTTTGATAGGCTGTTGGGAGCTATTCATCATCTGGATCAGCGTGCATAG
- the LOC115977851 gene encoding transcription repressor OFP13-like translates to MMKLPSIFKSRKTKTSWKWSPFKRIRTISFKAKQMFKTANSFFSNAVKMVTMLDSSWSQSRCFSAVLEDSGGELIEMAVKALRTKRLSFEPEPGDTSFIMGATNFPFQDSVMQAIKSNNPYTDFRNSMEEMIEAYGLEDYATKDWEYLEELLAWYLRMNGKKNHRYIIEAFIDMYTELPSLCSFSYHASASSSKSKDWWEIEVESIPSCAEKGKCPKYC, encoded by the coding sequence ATGATGAAGCTCCCTTCAATTTTCAAAAGCAGAAAAACCAAAACTTCATGGAAATGGTCACCTTTTAAGCGCATCAGAACCATATCATTCAAAGCCAAACAAATGTTTAAGACCGCCAACTCTTTCTTCTCCAACGCTGTCAAGATGGTGACAATGCTGGACTCATCCTGGTCACAATCGAGGTGTTTCTCAGCAGTGCTTGAGGATTCTGGTGGTGAGCTGATAGAGATGGCAGTTAAGGCATTGAGAACAAAGAGGTTGTCATTTGAGCCTGAGCCCGGGGACACAAGCTTCATAATGGGGGCAACCAATTTCCCTTTCCAGGACAGCGTGATGCAAGCTATTAAATCCAACAACCCATATACAGATTTCCGGAACTCCATGGAGGAAATGATTGAAGCTTATGGGTTGGAGGATTATGCAACAAAGGATTGGGAGTATCTCGAGGAGTTATTGGCATGGTACTTGAGGATGAATGGGAAGAAAAACCACCGGTATATAATCGAGGCCTTCATTGACATGTATACTGAGCTTCcttctttatgttctttttcTTATCATGCGTCAGCTTCATCTTCAAAATCGAAAGATTGGTGGGAAATTGAGGTTGAAAGCATTCCTTCATGTGCAGAGAAGggaaaatgtccaaaatattgttga